In the genome of Hymenobacter taeanensis, one region contains:
- a CDS encoding Glu/Leu/Phe/Val dehydrogenase dimerization domain-containing protein gives MKELLAKFENKRPEIVFEWKDSETEAEGWVVINSLRGGAAGGGTRMRKGLDKREVESLAKTMEVKFTVSGPAIGGAKSGINFDPQDPRKRGVLERWYRAVIPLLKNYYGTGGDLNVDEIHDVIPITEDYGLWHPQEGIVNGHYHATEPQKIQKLGQLRQGVVKVLEDATFSPDLSRKYTVADLITGYGVAEAVRHYYELWGGRSVAGKRAIIQGWGNVGAAAAYYLATQGARITGIIDRAGGLLKEEGFSLEEIRALFLNREGNALTAANLLSFDEINQRVWSSGAEIFIPAAASRLVTRGQVDELVAGGLEVISCGANVPFQDPEIFFGPTGEFADDHTSVIPDFIANCGMARVFAYLMESNAEITDQAIFQDTSRIIRSALERTRHQSDSRTGIAQKSFEMALRQLV, from the coding sequence ATGAAAGAACTCCTGGCTAAATTTGAAAATAAACGTCCTGAAATCGTTTTTGAGTGGAAAGATTCTGAAACCGAGGCCGAAGGCTGGGTTGTCATTAACTCCTTACGCGGCGGGGCAGCCGGGGGCGGTACGCGCATGCGCAAAGGCCTTGATAAGCGCGAAGTAGAAAGCCTGGCCAAGACCATGGAGGTGAAGTTTACCGTTTCGGGCCCGGCCATCGGGGGAGCCAAATCCGGTATCAACTTCGACCCCCAGGACCCCCGCAAGCGGGGCGTGCTGGAGCGCTGGTACCGAGCCGTTATTCCGCTGCTCAAGAACTACTACGGCACCGGCGGCGACCTGAACGTAGACGAGATTCACGACGTAATTCCTATCACTGAAGATTATGGCCTGTGGCATCCGCAGGAGGGAATCGTGAATGGGCACTACCACGCTACTGAACCTCAGAAGATTCAGAAGCTAGGCCAGTTGCGCCAGGGCGTAGTGAAAGTGCTGGAAGATGCTACCTTCTCTCCCGACCTGAGCCGCAAGTACACCGTAGCCGACCTGATTACGGGCTACGGCGTGGCCGAAGCCGTGCGCCACTACTATGAACTGTGGGGCGGCCGCTCCGTAGCGGGCAAGCGGGCCATCATCCAGGGCTGGGGCAACGTGGGAGCCGCGGCAGCCTACTACCTGGCCACTCAGGGTGCCCGTATTACCGGCATTATTGATCGGGCGGGTGGCCTGCTCAAAGAAGAGGGCTTCTCGCTGGAAGAAATTCGGGCGCTGTTCCTCAACCGCGAAGGCAATGCTCTGACCGCCGCTAACCTGCTTTCCTTCGACGAAATCAACCAACGCGTGTGGTCTTCGGGCGCTGAGATTTTCATTCCGGCCGCAGCTTCCCGTTTAGTTACTCGCGGTCAGGTTGACGAGTTGGTGGCAGGTGGCCTAGAAGTTATTTCCTGCGGCGCCAACGTGCCATTCCAGGACCCCGAAATATTCTTTGGCCCCACCGGCGAGTTTGCCGATGACCATACCAGCGTTATCCCCGACTTTATTGCCAACTGCGGCATGGCCCGGGTATTTGCCTATCTGATGGAGTCGAACGCTGAAATCACCGACCAGGCCATCTTCCAGGATACTTCCCGCATCATCCGCTCGGCGCTGGAGCGTACCCGCCACCAGAGCGACTCCCGCACGGGTATCGCGCAGAAGTCGTTCGAAATGGCGTTGCGCCAATTGGTGTAG
- a CDS encoding ArsR/SmtB family transcription factor produces the protein MKPLLARVESKKVDKAAAMLKVLAHPKRLAIVDLLGKEEKMTVTEIYRSLDLPQAIASQHLITLKDRGILSSFKVGTKIYYSLSIPKLLDVIDSLEDCCDSM, from the coding sequence ATGAAACCATTGCTTGCCCGCGTAGAATCAAAAAAGGTAGACAAGGCCGCCGCCATGCTGAAAGTGTTGGCTCATCCCAAGCGTTTAGCTATTGTAGACCTGCTCGGTAAAGAGGAGAAGATGACCGTTACGGAAATCTATCGTTCCCTCGATTTGCCCCAGGCTATTGCCTCTCAGCACCTCATCACTCTGAAAGACCGCGGCATTTTGTCGTCTTTCAAAGTGGGTACTAAAATTTACTACTCCCTCTCCATCCCAAAGCTGCTCGATGTAATCGACTCGCTTGAGGATTGCTGCGACTCCATGTAA
- the hemA gene encoding glutamyl-tRNA reductase: MLQPFKAVSLSFKKAPLEIRELIALDEAACRRFLHTLHHELGLSDLLVLSTCNRTEVYYSAERDQSPTIIEALGELKGLADISQYFPYFDILDEHTSAVRHLFEVAMGLDAQVVGDLQISNQVKQAYQWSADEDAAGPFLHRVLHTVFFTNKRVQQETSFRDGAASTSYAALELVEELTGDVANPRVLVVGLGEIGADVCRHLGDSKLFTDVTICNRTRSKAEALAEECGLKVLDFENLVPGMKEADVIISSISRSEPFFTTEMVERLDVLNYKFFIDLSVPRSIEADVENVPGVLVYNIDAIHSKASAALERRLAAVPQVRAIIEESLAGLQDWTKEMMVSPTIQKLKNALEQIRLEEMDRFQKKMTPEEARRVDDITKSLMQKVLKLPVLQLKAACKRGEADQLIDVLTDLFDLERQPDLA, from the coding sequence ATGCTCCAACCATTCAAGGCCGTTAGTCTTTCCTTCAAAAAAGCTCCCCTAGAAATTCGGGAGCTGATTGCATTGGACGAGGCTGCCTGTCGCCGATTCCTGCATACCCTCCACCACGAGCTAGGCCTCTCCGACCTGCTTGTGCTGAGCACCTGTAACCGCACGGAAGTTTATTACTCCGCAGAGCGCGACCAAAGCCCCACTATCATTGAGGCCTTGGGTGAGCTCAAGGGATTGGCTGATATCAGCCAGTACTTCCCCTATTTCGATATTCTTGATGAGCACACTAGCGCCGTGCGCCACCTCTTTGAGGTGGCGATGGGACTTGATGCTCAGGTTGTTGGTGACCTCCAGATTAGCAACCAGGTAAAGCAGGCCTATCAGTGGTCGGCTGATGAGGATGCGGCGGGGCCGTTCCTGCACCGGGTGCTGCATACCGTTTTCTTCACCAACAAGCGCGTACAGCAGGAAACCTCATTCCGTGATGGGGCTGCCTCTACCTCATACGCCGCGCTGGAGCTGGTAGAAGAGTTAACCGGCGATGTGGCTAACCCCCGCGTGCTAGTAGTAGGTCTGGGCGAAATTGGCGCCGACGTTTGCCGCCACCTCGGCGACAGCAAGCTCTTCACCGACGTGACCATCTGCAACCGCACCCGCTCTAAGGCGGAGGCGCTGGCCGAAGAGTGCGGCCTGAAGGTGCTCGACTTCGAGAACTTGGTGCCGGGCATGAAGGAGGCCGACGTTATCATTTCTAGCATCTCTCGCTCTGAGCCGTTCTTCACCACTGAAATGGTGGAGCGCCTGGATGTATTGAATTATAAGTTCTTTATTGACCTTTCCGTGCCCCGTAGCATTGAGGCTGATGTGGAGAATGTACCGGGCGTGCTCGTTTACAACATCGACGCCATTCATAGCAAGGCCTCGGCCGCGCTAGAGCGCCGCCTGGCTGCCGTGCCGCAGGTGCGGGCTATCATTGAGGAAAGCCTGGCCGGTTTGCAAGACTGGACCAAGGAGATGATGGTGTCGCCTACCATTCAGAAACTAAAGAACGCCCTGGAGCAGATTCGTCTCGAGGAAATGGATCGGTTCCAGAAGAAGATGACGCCCGAAGAAGCCCGCCGCGTTGACGACATCACGAAGTCGTTGATGCAGAAGGTACTCAAGCTGCCGGTACTACAGCTTAAAGCTGCCTGCAAGCGCGGCGAGGCCGACCAGCTCATCGACGTACTCACCGACCTCTTTGACCTGGAGCGCCAGCCCGACCTGGCATAG
- a CDS encoding mechanosensitive ion channel family protein, with amino-acid sequence MNLQEFLNLRFLGNNVGAYLTCAGILLFGYVFKTLLSRLLSKLVFRFIRKRTEGVTEAQFQELLIRPVSIVVFFVTIYLAFQVLDYPVRSSELTRHEPWPKVALFRLYQVGLITGMAWIALRLVDFMVMVFQRRAETNASRLNNQLIPFAKDLLKVLVLTMAFLVLLSRVFGVNVTALIGGLGIGGLAVAFAAKESLENLIASFTIFLDRPFAVGDLVEVGAVTGTVEKVGFRSTRLRTAEKSYVTVPNKAMIDKPLNNLSLRTARRVSFTLALSHTTTSQQLHHIVKEGKRLLQEHPLVTAEVQMQFSALTPAAKEVTVQYFVETTSYDEYLQVKEELNYCLVEAVEHAGGTFASINNTVVQLSTGGRFDSLNSVTTPVL; translated from the coding sequence ATGAATCTTCAGGAATTTCTGAATCTGCGCTTTCTCGGCAACAATGTTGGGGCCTACCTGACGTGCGCCGGTATTCTCCTGTTTGGTTACGTCTTTAAAACGCTGCTTTCGCGGCTGTTATCGAAGCTGGTGTTCCGTTTTATTCGTAAACGGACGGAGGGTGTAACTGAGGCCCAATTTCAGGAGCTGCTTATTCGGCCGGTGTCTATCGTCGTCTTTTTCGTGACGATATACCTTGCCTTTCAGGTGCTTGACTACCCGGTGCGCAGCTCTGAGCTTACGCGCCACGAGCCCTGGCCGAAGGTGGCGCTGTTTCGCCTCTATCAAGTTGGCCTTATCACGGGCATGGCCTGGATAGCCTTACGGCTGGTAGATTTTATGGTGATGGTGTTTCAGCGCCGCGCCGAAACCAATGCCTCTCGCCTTAACAATCAATTGATTCCCTTCGCCAAGGACTTGTTGAAAGTTCTGGTACTTACTATGGCGTTTCTGGTGCTCCTGAGCCGAGTGTTTGGCGTTAATGTAACCGCGCTTATCGGGGGCCTGGGTATTGGAGGCTTGGCGGTGGCATTTGCCGCTAAAGAAAGCCTGGAAAACCTGATTGCCTCCTTCACTATCTTCCTCGACCGGCCCTTCGCCGTGGGCGACCTAGTAGAAGTTGGCGCCGTAACGGGCACGGTTGAGAAAGTAGGCTTCCGGAGCACCCGCCTACGCACCGCAGAGAAGAGCTATGTGACGGTGCCCAATAAGGCGATGATTGACAAGCCCCTGAATAACCTCTCCCTGCGTACTGCCCGACGCGTAAGCTTTACGCTGGCCCTGAGCCATACTACCACCAGTCAGCAGCTGCACCACATTGTGAAGGAAGGCAAACGCCTGCTGCAGGAGCACCCACTAGTGACAGCGGAGGTACAGATGCAGTTTTCGGCCCTCACCCCGGCCGCGAAGGAAGTAACCGTGCAGTATTTCGTGGAAACCACTAGCTACGACGAATACCTGCAGGTGAAGGAGGAGTTGAACTACTGCTTAGTGGAGGCTGTAGAACACGCCGGTGGCACTTTTGCCAGCATCAACAACACTGTAGTGCAGCTTAGCACTGGCGGCCGGTTTGATAGCCTCAACAGCGTTACTACGCCCGTGCTGTAG
- a CDS encoding DUF4139 domain-containing protein, whose amino-acid sequence MFTTTRPPLTAVTVYLNGAALEHQTRVALPAGTSKLVVENLSTKIKQETLEVQLGDAAELVAISDNDGLPAVVGIRTAADSLARAETGLQKVEAELKGLEEEKAFLQANRIVAAGTQANWSAEVQKGATLMRTRLAAIHLETTQLLAQQTQLQGQVKELRPRAAGTISDGRIVLLVRAGRAVTVPLTLRYYVNTRFPWQPRLDIRANDSGREIQFISNGILRNQSGLAWQAVRVTIARQALADDVTRPALEPWQLDFNGGDHIGEGRIDQFVVKGTAKGSPAEVSQGTRYEVPEPITLAVGGRREIVLPALRLSARPEYLAVPKVSEEVVLQAKVTGWEGLHLPEEADVYHQGGYVGTTELNSRAYNDSLEVALGHDDLLVVGRTKLEDFSGKAGLSGKRRVRLTYELNVRNRHPETVRLRLVDQVPVSSEKEIEVKVLEISGAQLDERTGKLTWILPLAAGASQRLRFSFQVDYPQDKEVEIIQHRQTIKSPKFR is encoded by the coding sequence CAGACTCGTGTAGCACTGCCTGCGGGAACTAGCAAGCTAGTAGTAGAAAACCTATCTACTAAGATCAAACAAGAGACGCTTGAGGTACAGCTGGGTGATGCAGCTGAGCTAGTAGCTATTAGTGATAATGACGGATTGCCAGCCGTAGTTGGCATCCGAACGGCAGCCGATAGCCTTGCACGTGCGGAAACGGGCCTCCAGAAAGTGGAGGCAGAGTTAAAGGGATTAGAGGAAGAGAAGGCTTTCTTACAAGCAAACCGGATAGTGGCCGCGGGTACTCAGGCTAATTGGAGTGCCGAGGTGCAGAAAGGAGCTACGCTCATGCGCACCCGTCTTGCAGCCATTCATCTAGAAACGACTCAACTCCTAGCGCAACAAACGCAGTTGCAAGGGCAGGTAAAAGAACTGCGTCCGCGAGCGGCAGGTACAATTTCGGATGGCCGGATTGTGCTGCTGGTGCGGGCAGGGCGAGCCGTAACGGTGCCTCTAACGCTGCGCTATTATGTAAATACCCGTTTCCCGTGGCAGCCACGGCTAGATATCAGAGCTAACGATAGCGGCCGGGAAATACAGTTTATTTCCAATGGTATTCTGCGTAACCAGTCAGGTTTAGCCTGGCAGGCAGTACGTGTTACAATTGCCAGGCAAGCGCTGGCGGATGATGTAACTCGCCCGGCGCTAGAGCCCTGGCAGTTAGATTTTAACGGTGGCGACCATATTGGGGAAGGTAGAATTGACCAGTTTGTGGTGAAGGGAACCGCCAAAGGCAGCCCCGCTGAAGTTTCTCAGGGTACCCGGTATGAGGTTCCGGAGCCTATAACGCTGGCAGTAGGAGGCCGCCGAGAAATAGTCCTGCCCGCTTTGCGCCTGAGTGCCCGGCCAGAATACTTAGCGGTGCCGAAGGTGTCAGAGGAAGTAGTGTTACAAGCCAAAGTAACGGGCTGGGAGGGATTACATCTACCCGAAGAAGCGGACGTATATCACCAGGGGGGGTATGTAGGCACTACTGAGTTGAACAGCCGGGCCTACAACGATTCATTGGAAGTAGCTCTAGGCCATGATGATCTGCTGGTAGTTGGCCGAACTAAGCTGGAAGATTTCAGCGGGAAAGCAGGCCTTAGTGGTAAACGTCGCGTCCGCCTGACCTATGAGCTCAACGTCCGCAACCGCCACCCTGAAACAGTACGGCTGCGCCTGGTAGATCAGGTGCCTGTTTCAAGCGAGAAGGAAATTGAAGTAAAAGTCTTGGAAATTAGCGGAGCACAGCTTGATGAACGCACCGGTAAGCTCACCTGGATTTTGCCGCTTGCAGCGGGAGCCAGCCAACGTCTGCGGTTTAGCTTTCAGGTAGACTACCCGCAGGATAAAGAGGTGGAAATTATTCAGCACCGCCAGACCATAAAATCACCGAAGTTTCGGTAG